TGGAAGCTATATTTTATTTGATTATCTAGCTCAACGTCACAATGTTTCAAAGATTGTCGCCTTAAGCCAAATGAGCATTATTATTTCAACGCTTGGATATCATTTTTTAGGCGATAAAATGACACTTGTTTCAGCAATAGGCATGATGACAATTGTCATAGGCGCTCTTATTTCTGGACTAACCAGGCTATCAATGAAACACCCGATAAAATCTTTGAAAGAATATGATAAAAGTCTGGTTTCTTGGTCGATTTTAAATGCATCTTTGATTGCAATACCTGAACTTATCACTTATCTGTGCACTGCACATTACGATCCAACGACAAGAGAAATATTAAAATTATTAACTCGTCATACCCATGGAATACCTTTTGCAACAGTAATTCCTCTTTATATGAACGTTGGCGTACAGTGCTTTAATATTATTTTATTACTATCCTGGATCTGGCATACCTCAAGAAAGCATATAAACCTTGGAGCTTTTGTTTCAGACCACAAAAGACTAGTTTTAACATTAGCTTTTTTACATATTGGCTATGTTTATTGCTACTACAGCGTTTTTGACATGATTGAAAATAAAAACATTATATCTGGGATCGTGCAGCTTTATCTACCACTTACCATGATTGGTGGAGCTATTTTATACCGCCAACACTGGAATAAATTTGAAGTCATTGGTATGAGCATTATTGCAATTGGTAGCATTATTACCATTTTTGCATAAATTAAAAAAACTTAACAAAAAACCCTACTCTTTAAGAATAGGGTTTTTTGTTATCTCATTAAAACATAAAAAAAGGCGGGCTTTTTAAGCTCACCTTTTTTTATGAATTTTTGTCTCAAAACTACTAATTTCTAGAAAGATTCGACACGAATAATTGTTTGCGGTTGACGATGCCCTTTTTTCACCCGGCTTTTTTTACGACGTTTAAATCGGAAAATGATGATTTTAGGACCCTTCATGTGCTTAACAATCGTTGCTTTTAAGCTAGTACCTACAAAAGGCTGCCCAATTTCAACTGTATCATTATCTTTTTTGAGAAGAACTTCTTTGAATTCTACCAAAGCTCCAGCTTCACCATCGATTTTTTCAATCGAAACTGTTTTGCCTTCGATGCCCTGATACTGCTTAGTGCCAATCTGAAAGATTGCATATTTAGTGAATGAGTCTTGTCGTTCCATGAACATAACCTTTTGATCGCGTGATTTCATTTAATAAACATAATTTTAACACACTTTATCAACCCTGTAAAGAATCGATTTTTTAACTTATTACAAAAACTCTTGTAAACCGAAAAAGAATATTGCTACAATTCTATAAAAGGGCTTTATATAACTAAAAAAAGGGAGGGTTTATTTCATGAGAATTACCAAATATCTAATCTTGGGACTTCTAGTAATTAGTGTTACCAAAAAAATGTATCTAAGCGATAATGGGCGCCCACTGCCGTTTAAGCTAGCATTGTCACAAAAAGATGCTCAAACTTCTACCAATTCAATTAAAGAACCAGACTTGTCAAAAATGGTTGGATTTTATGATCCTATAGCTAAAACAGCTACCATTACCTTTCACAACGTTGTTGAATATAATAAATCAGTTACTCCACCAAATGTTATGAATAAAGAGTTAAAGTTGTTTGGAGCAATGCCAACACCAAATCAAAATGACAATAAAACTTCTTTTATTCGACCTGGCGGCATTAGACAAATCACAACTTTATACGGAATCCCACACACAGATGAATCAAACAATTCTAAGCCCGACCAAGATTTATTGGTTCAAGATGCAAGATACAAAGGTGACGACCTTGAACATTACGACCAAGCATCTAGAACAGCTACTTTAAAAAATGGAAAAGTCTATGTTGGAGTGATTGAGTACAGCCAAGCGGTAACGCCTCCAAACATTTCAAATCCGGCTTTAAAAAGTTTTGCAACCATTGCAACCCCAAACTTTGAAGCATCATCATCTCGCATGTCTGGCGCAAAAAGAGCAAAAACGACGTTATTTGGTATTCCAGTATCTGGTGAGAAGCTGACCGTAAAATCAGACTCTAATGGTATCGGTTTTTACTGGCCAGAAAGTAAAATTGTACAATTAAATAATGGCGAAACCTTAGTTTGTATCATAGAAGAAAAACAGGGTAACTATAAAAAAACAGGTGCTCATGCTATCGGCCCAGTCTACACATGGTTCTCAAGTGATGATTTAAAACAGTATGGTATCTCAAACATGGACAGTGATTTTAAATCTCGAGTTGAACAGATCGGGACAACCAAAATTGATCATGCTCGTGTAACTTTAAACGGAGTTAGGCTTTCTGGATCAAGCAACCTTGAAGGTCTTGTTTTACAAAGACCATCAAAGCCATCTGATTACTTTAATTATCTTGAACGAAACAAAACTAATAAAAGCTTATTGTCAGATAGAGAAAAGGCCAACTCTGTAGTTGGTTCAATGACCAACTTTTTAGGAGCAACGCATTCTTCTGGCGCGCCACTTGCTCTTTTAAATCAACAATCTGAGAACAATTAATCAATACGTTAATTTAAGCAATAAAAAACTCCCGAACGGTTCGGGAGTTTTTTATTGCTTAAATTAACTTTTATTATGGCAAGCATTTAATGCTTGTAGCTGTTGCAGCAATCGCTTCGATACAAGTTTCAATGCTTGGTCCATATGCTGGTGATGGCAAAGCTTTTGCACAGCAATCATCAAATGGCAGGGCCGTTGGCCCATCTTCTATTCTATCATTAATAAACTTATCGAGCGCAGAATCAATTAAATCATCATCGCTCATAGATTTTGGCGACTGAGCACCTGAATCGTTACTTAATGAGTCAGAAGAAATTAAACTATCAGAACTTAATTCATCTTCAATTTCACCTAACTTTATATTTTTAATCTTTTCTACAAAAGCAGCCCACAGCCCGCCGCCTTTATTTAATATTTTTTTAATAATCGATTCTTGTTGCAAGGCCATAGGCTTTTGCTCAGGAATACCAATCACTGGCAAATCATTAATAATTAATTTTGGCAGCATCTGCTTAAATATCGCAGGGTTTACGCCCTTATAAAAAGCTTTGATATTTTTTAACCTTGGATTTACAGCTTGAACTTTCGTTGGTACTTCTACAATTGGATCTTCTGACTGCAATATTACTTTATCAATACTTTCTGCAATCTCTACAGGCTGATCTTTTTCGAAGAGAGTTATCTTTTCAATATTTTCTGGTACTTCTACAATTGGATCTTCTGACTGCAACATTACTTTATCAATACTTTCTGCAATCTCTACAGCCTGATCTTTTTCCAAGAGAGTTATCTTTTCAATATTTTCTGGTACTTCTGCAATTTGCAAAATATCTTCTTTTATATGATCTATGTTCATAATCTCTTGAGCCTCTACGCTTTCAGGAGTTACCACAACAGGCGCATCAGGAACTTTATTTTGATCTCCTGTAAAAATTGGCATTTCCGCTTGATTAATCTCAGGCTCTTGAATCGCTTGAATTTCTAAATTTGTATTTATAAACTGATCAATATTTATTTCTGGTTCCGCTATTGGTAATGGTACTTGTAAAATTGGTTCAGCCGGCGAATCAGATGAGCTTTCACTTACTTGCTCATTTACTGACTCTTTTTCAACTTCAATCTGAGCATTTGTAGCTATTTTATCAACGGGCTTAATACCTTGCTTAATATTTTGAATTGGAGATGAATAATCATCTACATAATTTTTTGATGCTTTTTTATAATCAATGCCTACAGCATTATTTGCATTCATTTCAGGCTTTTGATTTTCAACCGAATAAGTTAAATAATTTTGCGTAGCCTGATCATTTGGTGTAGCCAAAGACCTAGGCCGAGGATTCAATTGATTTTGAAACGGCAAGTATTGATTATATCCTTGCTCATAATTCGACTGACTAGCATGATTATCATAATTTTTATTTTGAAATTCTGATGAATTTGTCACCGTTACTCCAATATTTCTTTTTTTATTCTCTGGTAAAACGTCAACATGCGATAACGGCTTATGATTGGGTAATTTTTCTGAGTTATCTGCAACAACAGGTATGCTTAAATACTCTGAGCTTGCAGACATAGAAATCCTTCTATCTTTTT
This portion of the Candidatus Dependentiae bacterium genome encodes:
- the rplU gene encoding 50S ribosomal protein L21, with the translated sequence MERQDSFTKYAIFQIGTKQYQGIEGKTVSIEKIDGEAGALVEFKEVLLKKDNDTVEIGQPFVGTSLKATIVKHMKGPKIIIFRFKRRKKSRVKKGHRQPQTIIRVESF